The following are encoded in a window of Arvicanthis niloticus isolate mArvNil1 chromosome 1, mArvNil1.pat.X, whole genome shotgun sequence genomic DNA:
- the Tm2d3 gene encoding TM2 domain-containing protein 3 isoform X1, with protein sequence MEAAAEPLRSVRLLSRVLLFLSQCYILSGDGSLNLEHSQPLAQSIKDPGPTHTFTVVPRAAESQLFSHLTESTEIPPYMMKCPSNGLCSRLPADCIECATNVSCTYGKPVTFDCTVKPSVTCVDQDLKPQRNFIINMTCRFCWQLPETDYECSNSTTCMTVACPRQRYLANCTVRDHIHCLGNRTFLKLLYCNWTGGYKWSTALALSITLGGFGADRFYLGQWREGLGKLFSFGGLGIWTLIDVLLIGVGYVGPADGSLYI encoded by the exons ATGGAGGCTGCGGCCGAGCCGCTGCGGTCTGTCCGCCTCCTGTCCCGCGTGCTGCTCTTCCTGTCCCAGTGCTACATTCTGTCCGGcgatg GATCCTTAAATTTAGAGCATTCGCAGCCgctggctcagtcaataaaggaTCCGGGCCCAACACATACATTCACCGTAGTTCCCAGGGCAGCAG AGAGTCAGCTGTTCTCTCACCTCACAGAGAGTACTGAAATCCCTCCTTACATGATGAAGTGTCCAAGCAATGGTTTGTGTAGCAGACTTCCTGCAGATTGTATAGAATGTGCGACCAATGTCTCCTGCACTTATGGGAAGCCTGTCACGTTTGACTGCACAGTGAAACCTTCTGTTACCTGTGTC GATCAAGACCTCAAACCCCAGAGGAACTTCATCATCAACATGACTTGCAGGTTTTGCTGGCAGCTTCCTGAAACAGACTACGAGTGTTCAAATTCCACCACCTGCATGACCGTGGCCTGCCCTCGGCAGCGCTATTTAGCCAACTGCACCGTGCGCGACCACATCCACTGCTTGG GCAACCGGACTTTCCTTAAGCTGCTGTACTGCAACTGGACCGGTGGCTACAAGTGGTCGACGGCCCTGGCTCTCAG CATCACCCTTGGGGGCTTTGGAGCCGATCGCTTCTACCTGGGCCAGTGGCGCGAAGGTCTCGGCAAGCTCTTCAGCTTTGGTGGCCTGGGAATATGGACCCTAATCGATGTCTTGCTGATTGGAGTTGGCTATGTGGGACCAGCGGATGGCTCTTTGTACATTTAG
- the Tm2d3 gene encoding TM2 domain-containing protein 3 isoform X2 encodes MEAAAEPLRSVRLLSRVLLFLSQCYILSGDGSLNLEHSQPLAQSIKDPGPTHTFTVVPRAAESTEIPPYMMKCPSNGLCSRLPADCIECATNVSCTYGKPVTFDCTVKPSVTCVDQDLKPQRNFIINMTCRFCWQLPETDYECSNSTTCMTVACPRQRYLANCTVRDHIHCLGNRTFLKLLYCNWTGGYKWSTALALSITLGGFGADRFYLGQWREGLGKLFSFGGLGIWTLIDVLLIGVGYVGPADGSLYI; translated from the exons ATGGAGGCTGCGGCCGAGCCGCTGCGGTCTGTCCGCCTCCTGTCCCGCGTGCTGCTCTTCCTGTCCCAGTGCTACATTCTGTCCGGcgatg GATCCTTAAATTTAGAGCATTCGCAGCCgctggctcagtcaataaaggaTCCGGGCCCAACACATACATTCACCGTAGTTCCCAGGGCAGCAG AGAGTACTGAAATCCCTCCTTACATGATGAAGTGTCCAAGCAATGGTTTGTGTAGCAGACTTCCTGCAGATTGTATAGAATGTGCGACCAATGTCTCCTGCACTTATGGGAAGCCTGTCACGTTTGACTGCACAGTGAAACCTTCTGTTACCTGTGTC GATCAAGACCTCAAACCCCAGAGGAACTTCATCATCAACATGACTTGCAGGTTTTGCTGGCAGCTTCCTGAAACAGACTACGAGTGTTCAAATTCCACCACCTGCATGACCGTGGCCTGCCCTCGGCAGCGCTATTTAGCCAACTGCACCGTGCGCGACCACATCCACTGCTTGG GCAACCGGACTTTCCTTAAGCTGCTGTACTGCAACTGGACCGGTGGCTACAAGTGGTCGACGGCCCTGGCTCTCAG CATCACCCTTGGGGGCTTTGGAGCCGATCGCTTCTACCTGGGCCAGTGGCGCGAAGGTCTCGGCAAGCTCTTCAGCTTTGGTGGCCTGGGAATATGGACCCTAATCGATGTCTTGCTGATTGGAGTTGGCTATGTGGGACCAGCGGATGGCTCTTTGTACATTTAG
- the Tm2d3 gene encoding TM2 domain-containing protein 3 isoform X4 — MEAAAEPLRSVRLLSRVLLFLSQCYILSGDESTEIPPYMMKCPSNGLCSRLPADCIECATNVSCTYGKPVTFDCTVKPSVTCVDQDLKPQRNFIINMTCRFCWQLPETDYECSNSTTCMTVACPRQRYLANCTVRDHIHCLGNRTFLKLLYCNWTGGYKWSTALALSITLGGFGADRFYLGQWREGLGKLFSFGGLGIWTLIDVLLIGVGYVGPADGSLYI; from the exons ATGGAGGCTGCGGCCGAGCCGCTGCGGTCTGTCCGCCTCCTGTCCCGCGTGCTGCTCTTCCTGTCCCAGTGCTACATTCTGTCCGGcgatg AGAGTACTGAAATCCCTCCTTACATGATGAAGTGTCCAAGCAATGGTTTGTGTAGCAGACTTCCTGCAGATTGTATAGAATGTGCGACCAATGTCTCCTGCACTTATGGGAAGCCTGTCACGTTTGACTGCACAGTGAAACCTTCTGTTACCTGTGTC GATCAAGACCTCAAACCCCAGAGGAACTTCATCATCAACATGACTTGCAGGTTTTGCTGGCAGCTTCCTGAAACAGACTACGAGTGTTCAAATTCCACCACCTGCATGACCGTGGCCTGCCCTCGGCAGCGCTATTTAGCCAACTGCACCGTGCGCGACCACATCCACTGCTTGG GCAACCGGACTTTCCTTAAGCTGCTGTACTGCAACTGGACCGGTGGCTACAAGTGGTCGACGGCCCTGGCTCTCAG CATCACCCTTGGGGGCTTTGGAGCCGATCGCTTCTACCTGGGCCAGTGGCGCGAAGGTCTCGGCAAGCTCTTCAGCTTTGGTGGCCTGGGAATATGGACCCTAATCGATGTCTTGCTGATTGGAGTTGGCTATGTGGGACCAGCGGATGGCTCTTTGTACATTTAG
- the Tm2d3 gene encoding TM2 domain-containing protein 3 isoform X3: MEAAAEPLRSVRLLSRVLLFLSQCYILSGDESQLFSHLTESTEIPPYMMKCPSNGLCSRLPADCIECATNVSCTYGKPVTFDCTVKPSVTCVDQDLKPQRNFIINMTCRFCWQLPETDYECSNSTTCMTVACPRQRYLANCTVRDHIHCLGNRTFLKLLYCNWTGGYKWSTALALSITLGGFGADRFYLGQWREGLGKLFSFGGLGIWTLIDVLLIGVGYVGPADGSLYI, translated from the exons ATGGAGGCTGCGGCCGAGCCGCTGCGGTCTGTCCGCCTCCTGTCCCGCGTGCTGCTCTTCCTGTCCCAGTGCTACATTCTGTCCGGcgatg AGAGTCAGCTGTTCTCTCACCTCACAGAGAGTACTGAAATCCCTCCTTACATGATGAAGTGTCCAAGCAATGGTTTGTGTAGCAGACTTCCTGCAGATTGTATAGAATGTGCGACCAATGTCTCCTGCACTTATGGGAAGCCTGTCACGTTTGACTGCACAGTGAAACCTTCTGTTACCTGTGTC GATCAAGACCTCAAACCCCAGAGGAACTTCATCATCAACATGACTTGCAGGTTTTGCTGGCAGCTTCCTGAAACAGACTACGAGTGTTCAAATTCCACCACCTGCATGACCGTGGCCTGCCCTCGGCAGCGCTATTTAGCCAACTGCACCGTGCGCGACCACATCCACTGCTTGG GCAACCGGACTTTCCTTAAGCTGCTGTACTGCAACTGGACCGGTGGCTACAAGTGGTCGACGGCCCTGGCTCTCAG CATCACCCTTGGGGGCTTTGGAGCCGATCGCTTCTACCTGGGCCAGTGGCGCGAAGGTCTCGGCAAGCTCTTCAGCTTTGGTGGCCTGGGAATATGGACCCTAATCGATGTCTTGCTGATTGGAGTTGGCTATGTGGGACCAGCGGATGGCTCTTTGTACATTTAG